DNA from Ziziphus jujuba cultivar Dongzao chromosome 2, ASM3175591v1:
TGTTCAACCTGTTCATATTTCTAAAGTGGAAAAAACTTAGTCTGATCTGCATTTAAGAAAATGGTTTGAAATCATTAGTAACATGGATTTATGGAATATTTTGTGAAGCTAGCAGCCTAGCATTGAAGAGTGACTGCGTACCTAGAAAAAAAGATTTGACAATTTAGCAATTTGTATAGATAGTCCTTTCATATCTTTGAAAGTTATTTGCATACTAATATGTTTTTTAGTTCCTTCTCTctcactatttatatatatatatatatatagttgtaaaATTATGGATTAGGTGACTCCAGTGTTGGAATCATATCAGGAAATTGCCAGTCACCATATCCAATGATTAGGTTGGTAGTGTCCTTAACCGAGGTCTCCTATATTACCAAACAGTTCCTCCATGCCTCACCCATGTGCAAACCTTACTAGCAAATAagaaatactaataaaataacatttactttcattttttcaaagaaaCGTAGGGTTTGTTAGGGTGACAGCTCTGTCTCCATTGGATTTTCATGCAACCAGTGTGCAATAGTAAGTCTGATAATTTACTGCATTTTTGGTTTTGCAATCAACATATGTGACTTCCAAgatattttcttgtttcttataGGAATTAGAATATCATGTCATCCCTTTTCATCAACAGTAGAAGCATTGAAGCTACTCCTTACTTACAATCAAAGAAGACAAAGTTCTGGTTTAAAGTTCAAAAATGAAGGTATAGATTCTGTATGCTTTGAATGCCACATAACCTGTTTCACTCATCCTCCAAGAAAGTTACCCAAATAATAATCACATACAACCATGTAAACCAAATAACCTACAATTTTTTGCAACATTAAAGATAAACATTTCGgccttacaaaataaatatatgttttaatgCCACTAGTGACATGTAATCCTGTTTCACTCATCTTTGGATAAAGTATTATATGTAACCAAATTACATATAGAATTGTGTACACCGTCAAAATAAACCATGTTCGATCCATAATGATTTATTAACCTTGTAACAATCAGATATAAAATGTATTCCCATCCCTTCCTTTCCCTGTCTGCCTTGAGTCTACTGGTGCAGCTATTAAGCTACCAAACCTCAACTAGCTGACAAAGGAGTAGAGGAccatctctctgtctctctctctctctctctctctctctctctcttctttgcCAACCACCATCTTGCATCCACAAACTCATTTATATTCAAAGTGACTGTCAGTTTCGCCATCAGCTGCTAAACAAGTTTTATCAAACTCCATAGAGAAAAAgtatccattttctttttttctctgtgactctgtctttctcttttctctaaTGGGTAATATAGCATCTTGTGCTCCATCTATAATCTCAAACAATGGGGTAAGGAAAGTGGTATCCACAGAAGGAAGAATAGAAATCTACACCAGACCAGTAAAAGCGGCAGAGCTAATGGTTGAAAACCCAGGCCAGTTTGTCTGCGAATTGAACAGTCTCAAAGTTGGTAATCGGATTCAAGGCCTTTCAGCTGATGAAGAGCTAGAGAAAAAGCAACTCTACCTTCTTCTTCCTATGGATCTTCTTTACTCTGTTCTAACCTTTGAAGAGATGAGCTCTATCACTTACAAAACCTCCAAAGCACTCAGAAATGGAAGTTTCAGTACCAACTTTGGCAAGATTTTCCCTGTTCTTGGTGAGTTTTGTATTTTCCCTTCAGAAGCTAAGAATTTGGATAACAGTACTACTATTCCTCCTATCAATTTAGAACCAGTAAAGAGATATTCAAAGCAAAGATCTTGGAGGCCTGCTTTAGAAACCATTGttgaaagttgaaaaaaaaaaaaaaaaatcccatgtAGTCATTAacgagaaatatatatatatatatattttaatgttaatttttgGGGCTTATTTTTCCTCTTAGATTTAGAAATTATTGGGTAGATTGTTCACTGTTCCTTATTTGATGAAGAATTCTattcaaatttgtgaaaaagaaaatgtgtcatatatatatacattataagtAATTTTCTATTAGGCAGCTGGTGTCGATTACATGCAATATTTCATCCAAATTATATGTGTAACAGGaagaattaaattttattaatacatATTGTATTATTTGCTATCCATATGATTGTGGTCCGCTGGTCCAATATTTCGAAAAGTAGGTAATTTATTATTCTCAAAAATCTctttaattagaaaaaacatGGGATGGACTAgttgttttcttttatcttttcccacttgtatttgaaaatgaaatgtGAGTGGTTCGTCTCTTGGTACttgaccaaaaacaaaatatacaaaCAAAAGGAGGACCCTTTTCAACTTTGTTGCATTACCTGTCAGATTCTATTGTCGTAAGACTAGCCCCACCTTATACTATCAATTTTTGTCTCCGGAAATTAATAAGTTGCAAAAATCagcttaattaattatgttgaaTTTTGTTTATGAGGAAATTATTATTGAAGGCTTCTTCATTTCATCCTTTTTCTCtgtcaaccttttttttttttttttttgagaaattttatttgtaatcaATAGTGACCCTCACCACTGAATCCTATTTGCCGTGATGTGGTAATTTGATTGGTTGAAAGttacacatatttatttttcccttttatgATCTTGGTtctaaaaaattgaaacaaaaatcaaatgtaattaattaaaaattaacatgttGGTAGAAACAGTTTAATCGACGATCATCATTAATgtgataaatttcaaaatttatttttttatttaatctattaaatatatatttttttaattttgcaaacaaTTTAGTTACACTTAatagtttctttctttcttttttttttttaatcttaagaGTGAAATCACTATCGTTACtgcttaaatagtttttttttttttaaattaaacatgGCTcagtttgaaaattatttatatttatatttaaaaaattataaatttgaaatattaaaatggtGAGAACTTTTTgtaaatgatataaaaaaataaaataaaaaaaacaactgTATATCTGAGGGGACATATCAAATTGACATTTACCGTTTATCATAAACGTCACGATAcgattttgattgatttatcTCCAAAAAATGTGGTTTtgcccttttttcttctttgacaAAGatgataatctttttttttttttcttttttttttctttaacttgaAGCAAAGATGATAATCAATGCAACAAAAAAATGTCAATTAATTCATCTTTTtggtgattttgttttttggatgaataaatatcaaacaattaattCATGCTACATAGAACCAATgagttattaaaaattattactattttaatattctatacaattctataattaaaaagtttaaaattttctcttttatggGCTTATAGGGAAGGGTTATACAGCTTTGAACCATAGATTTTCTCGgcataacaaattaaatttattattatcaaaacgATTTAAACTGTTCCAAAAACCCAAAACGCATTGTTGTGCATTAGGCTTTATATATTGTGAGAGATAAAAAGATGATACATGTGCTTTCTATTCATTATGTGAATTCCAGTTAattgaataaaacaaataacttTTCCACTAActgagcaaaaaaaaaaaaaaaaaaaaaaaaaaaaaaaaaaccctcttaTAGTTCAACCTTAAAACTTATTTGATCAAAGGTTTTACACCCCAAACTTATAATTAACCCAACATTCCTGCATCttaattcaaaaccaaaatttacaaattttagtccaacaataaaaactatattattgggtataaatataataaatctcttctattattatatactattattattattattttcatgaaaaaagATTGACCATTGCCCGTTTTAAATCGAGGAGAGGGTAgaagtaaattattattattattattattattattattattattattagttttttgggTAATGAGAAGTAAATTATTTGTTCCTCTCCATGATAACAATCCAAGTTAAATATTCCTTGAAGAAAGTGACCAAAGCATATAacagaattttctttttctttttctttttctttttcgggGTTGAAGCATTATTTAAGCATATAATAGAACTAAAGATGGAttacataaatttttatgaaattgacaAATTCATGGTCTATTATGCATTACAATAGTTCCTATTCTTTAAGACTAAAGAAAGTCCAAATGGGTTTTCCTCAATCCAAAGTGATtgacccttcttcttcttttttttttaaatttttaaatttttttagtttttgggcTTTAATTACAAGCAATTGACTTATTACCATAAAGATAAGAGAGCTAGGGACACCTTTATGGCAAATCAAAATCGGCAAAAGTAGAACCTTTTATCAGACATTTTGACTATTTGGCCAATGCATGTTTAGCAGTAATCACTGATGAGGAGTCAATTGAAATTGAATACAGAAACTGCTGAAACTCGATAAACCCCAGGCTCCACTTTTCAGAAGAAATGTCAATTCGGTAATTGCCTTCCCTCTCTAAATTATgccattaaaacaaaaaattaataaattgtaaaaacaGATTCATACAATACGGACGATCATGTTTATTACTTTATATCCATACcataataagaaataattaaactttCCAAAAACTTTTTAGTTTGTCAATAGAGAATGTAATCTCTAAATACTAAGCAAGTTTCAAGCATTTATATACttttaataatagttttttctttgaagaatatatttataaatagtgTAATACATAAATTTTGTGATTGGAAAATACAATATTCTTATTAAACCCATTAATTGTGGAAGCCATTTATATACTATTTTCTCGGATAAAATTATAGGTGATTATCATATATGGTGGTGAGATATAATATACATGCATATTATTAGCCTTATCATATACAATAATCATTAATGCCTAGAGATTGAACCATAGTACATGTActtctatttaccaaaaaaaaaaaaaaaaaaaccacaacaCATGTACTTCCCACAAACGCATATCCACCTAGTAACACTTACAAATCTATGTGTGCTCTTCTCATCATAACCCATAGAATTTCCCTATCTAAATTGATCTCTCATATTCAATTCCTATTAAGTATACAAAGAAATAATATCCATATAATTAGAGCATAAAAGTCTTGTTTGTTTTTGTCATGAGCATAAAAGTCTAAGTCTAAGTCTAAGTCTACTACTCACAGTTCAATCCGGGTACGTATTAACAAACACGTGTCAAATCAATCTCCATCCACGTAACAAATCAATCTATATACGAGAAAGATACACACTATTTAAGGATcgtagaaatttaaaatattcaaaatttacacacaAGTTAGGACCAAAATTTGTTTGAAACTCTTGGCCTCCCTCCTCCATGAAAACTTCCAATGGCAACTTGTAAAGTAGCCAATGACTTGCTCAAATTTCAAGTTATAGAAAAGTATTATTTGAAAGTGACAACATAAACTAAGtcgttttatcaaattttggatAACTTTGAGTATTGATTATCAGGTGCATAatcatttctttaaaaaaaaaatgaaaatttgagggaaaaaaaacaaaaaaaagcaagTCCCAAAAGCCAAAGCCAAACCATGCTTTTTTTTACCACCTATAGAAACTAAAAGCAACAAGACAAAtactaaaagaatatatatatattttattgttatatcaATTAATCTACaaacataatttttaaagtgagaataaaaatttaaaatttaaaatttaaaaattaaaaagagagtgaatttgaaaataaaaattctcatattttttctttttatcccaCACCGCCGCTGCAGATCCCGGTGAGCATAACCGGAAATCTACAAAGCGCACCAGCCGTCGTCGATGTACCTTCATCAACATCCACCGCCGGTGGAAGAACCCTCCCGTCGGCGAACAAAACCCGACCACCATTCCTCTGCTGGTTCTCCTCCACCGCCACACCTTCAAGCTCCGCCGTCGCACCGTAAAACGCACCGTCTCCGAACCTCCTCTCCACCTCAAGAAACTCTCCCAGCGAAGCCGGTTTCGCACCGTCGTCTCTGCAGAGCCGCCACCATCTCCTCCGTCTCTCGACCACCACAACCGCCGCCGCcgagtttttcttcttcttaggTTTCTTGCTCTTCCCCGATGCATTCATCGACGAAGGAGTAGCGGCGGCCGACgatgaagccgcatggatttcCCGATGGTGCTGCGACGGTGCTCGGAAAGTGATCGCCGGGAAACTCACACCCATAAGTGTTCCCAAAGTGGTGCTTCTGTCATGGAAGAATGAGCCTGTAGACTGCATAAAATCCCCAtaagaattaaaattcaaaaaaaaaaaaaagcttagatAAGAAATGGCCATTAAATGGTGCCGTTTACTTACCTCAGTGTCGAGATCGGAGGAGGAAATGGAGGAATTGGTTGGGGAAGAAGGAGGAGGAAGCAAATCGTTTGCTGGATCCAGCATTAGGGActgtttggaatttttttttgttttttttttttttttgggttgcttTTTTCGTAGTTTGATAATGGTGGAACTTGTGAAGTGGAAGTTTAATAACAATGTTCCAAGCGATGAAGGCCGTACAGGGACGAGAACTGAGAAAGATAGTGATAGATGGGATCTTATTCACTTGGTCTCTGTTTGAATTTGGGGGCTTCATTTATTTTAtgcccatttttctttttctttttcttttttttaactaataatttcaattatacGTATGACTTGTCTAATTCATAGCTTTctcatacaattttttatttttattgggttagtaaataaatgataaatgataaataataaagaataaaaagtcactgtaaattttatattaaaaaaaaatatatatgtgttggCAGTGTGACACTGACAGAgagaagtaatttttttttaatttttgtttttcttgaagATAAGTTACCAATAAAAACATCCCAAACAACGACTACacattttttaaatcatttgaaAGTTCATAACTTGCCCAAAAAAGAAAGCAAGTTGTGCTTAGATAGCCAAATTGACCAATAAAGCAATGGAAAATggcttacttaaaaaaaaagtaggtcATTAATGCAGATTATTCTTTGGTTTTGAGCAGTCATTTTTATGATGAGAATGTTAATAAATGATGTTCATCAATACAAAttataaagcaaaaaaaaaaaaaaagttaataaatgttATAGTGATCACCAAAgtttggttgaaaaattaagaCCAGTAGGTGAAccacatgaattttttttttttttttttttttgggataactGTGAACCATATGACTTGTGCTTATCTAACAAATACCCTCTCtgaattattacttttattatttttatttttaagaacacatttaaaatataaaccacAAAATTTGAACAAAGACTTTATCCTATACTTGAAACATAGAGAATCTTAgggtgaaagaaaaagaaagagaacacACCGGTATtgtcaataaaatttatagaaattttagtactcgcatattatttattttaaaatataaaatatatgatcaTCTTAGACATTGGTTATATAGtttctgatttttattttttccacaattattatatatgttcatctctgtttttctttattattattcaaaaaaaaaaaaaaaaaaagaacccagAGATTCATAtatacagaaaaaagaaaatgatgaagaaaaagaaaaagaaaagtgaaagaTTCACATGCAAGGTTTAGCCTGAGGTTTTGGATTAAAGTGGTACTCAAATCAAATATCATTCAACCTTTCAGGCCTATAatcttttcaaagaaaaataatacctCCCCTCACGAAGGCACACCTTAATTAtagcatctctctctctctctaatagaATATAGTGTTTCTCTTAATTAACAAAAGATTTtctaaagaatatatttaatcaggaatcctttatttattcatttatttggtaaataagcaTCAAGAATCCTTAATTTTAATATGGTCTCTTTCACACACATGTACTTTTTCTGTAGGAATTTTATGActtttgttaaaattatagagtcataaataaataaatagaaacctcTCATGTCGGAGGGATTAAAGATTGAAGAACAACaatgaaatctatatatatatatatatatagagagagggaGGGATTAAAGATTGAAGAACAACaatgaaatctatatatatatatatatatatagagagagagagagagagagagagagctccaaggtttttttcaaattgataatgatgatttttttttatatgacaaTTAGGATTATGATACaaattcttgaaaaaaaaagaaaaaaaaaaaaggaaataattacCAGGTTAAGCAACATGCCCGTGACAGAAAGTGAGTAACTTTTTCTCATAATGCTATGCCTCTCGTTTCGCTATGCAATACTTCTCGTGTCACAGATAAATGTTTACTATATGATCTTAAAGCTGTAGTTTTCTTTTATTGGCACAAAAAGTGAAAGGGGGACCAATCTACACCATCTTTCAACAAGTtttgacaaaaaagaaaaagatgcacTGTCACTCATATGAAGAATGAAAAAGACCCTCTagcccattcaaaaataataataataataataataaatataaaataaaatagtaataaaaataataataataaaccattaaaaTTAGGACGTTGTTGACCTCTGAAACATTGAAGACCAGCAATTTGGATTCATTTCAATGTTCAGACTAATCACTGACGTATATATTCGTTTTGGTATATATGCCTAGTTT
Protein-coding regions in this window:
- the LOC107418522 gene encoding uncharacterized protein LOC107418522 codes for the protein MGNIASCAPSIISNNGVRKVVSTEGRIEIYTRPVKAAELMVENPGQFVCELNSLKVGNRIQGLSADEELEKKQLYLLLPMDLLYSVLTFEEMSSITYKTSKALRNGSFSTNFGKIFPVLGEFCIFPSEAKNLDNSTTIPPINLEPVKRYSKQRSWRPALETIVES
- the LOC107418515 gene encoding uncharacterized protein At3g17950 codes for the protein MLDPANDLLPPPSSPTNSSISSSDLDTESTGSFFHDRSTTLGTLMGVSFPAITFRAPSQHHREIHAASSSAAATPSSMNASGKSKKPKKKKNSAAAVVVVERRRRWWRLCRDDGAKPASLGEFLEVERRFGDGAFYGATAELEGVAVEENQQRNGGRVLFADGRVLPPAVDVDEGTSTTAGALCRFPVMLTGICSGGVG